A window of Candidatus Methylomirabilota bacterium contains these coding sequences:
- a CDS encoding O-methyltransferase, with protein sequence MKAQSGLIIYQAQEEYLERLLPERDLLLQEMERVADAHGIPIADPEVATFLEITIRAIRAERVLEVGTAIGYADIFMARAMSPHGKVVTIDTKAGMIEKAREYVKRARLGKQVEFHLGPALKVIPTLPGLFDLVYLDAVKAEYRDYLDLALPLMRIGGVVVCDNVLWRGQVASGQSVDEQYRQSTEALRDFNDYFVHHPQLLAQILPVGDGLAYGVKVE encoded by the coding sequence ATGAAGGCGCAGAGCGGGCTGATCATCTACCAGGCGCAAGAGGAATACCTGGAACGGCTGCTCCCCGAGAGGGACCTGCTGCTGCAGGAGATGGAACGCGTGGCGGATGCACATGGCATCCCCATCGCCGATCCTGAGGTGGCGACGTTTCTGGAGATCACGATCCGTGCGATCCGCGCAGAGCGGGTCCTGGAGGTTGGGACCGCCATCGGGTATGCCGATATCTTCATGGCGCGGGCCATGTCGCCTCACGGCAAGGTTGTCACGATCGATACGAAGGCCGGGATGATTGAAAAGGCTCGGGAATATGTCAAGCGGGCCAGGCTGGGGAAGCAGGTGGAGTTTCACCTGGGTCCGGCCCTGAAAGTGATCCCGACGCTTCCCGGGCTGTTCGACCTCGTCTATCTTGATGCGGTGAAGGCAGAGTACCGGGACTACCTGGATTTGGCCCTGCCGCTGATGCGGATCGGCGGTGTTGTCGTGTGCGACAATGTCCTCTGGCGAGGGCAGGTTGCAAGCGGACAGTCGGTTGACGAGCAGTATCGGCAGTCAACAGAGGCGCTGCGCGACTTCAACGACTACTTCGTTCATCACCCCCAATTACTTGCTCAGATTCTACCGGTAGGCGATGGCCTCGCCTACGGCGTGAAGGTGGAATAG
- a CDS encoding carbamoyl phosphate synthase small subunit, whose translation MKRALLALADGTIFEGRAFGAEGEAVGEVVFNTSMTGYQEVLTDPSYKGQMVVMTYPLIGNYGINPEDVESRALAVEGFIVKEASPYPSNWRSAQTLDSYLTEQGIVGIQGIDTRALTRHLRDHGAMEGVISTQDLDPERLIAKAKGSPGLIGRDLVKEVACTSPYTWHEGPWQLSKSDKESGESVNQLKLFPSRLTPYASRYKVVAYDCGIKLNILRKLIEAGCDVSVVPPDTPTSMILGLKPDGIFLSNGPGDPEGVPYLIDNVRKLIGTKPIFGICLGHQILGLALGGRTYKLKFGHHGGNQPVKDLTTGKVEITTQNHGFAVDIASIPDPEVELTHINLNDHTVEGMRHRRLPIFSVQYHPEASPGPHDASYLFERFVGLMAQAGAR comes from the coding sequence ATGAAGAGGGCATTGCTGGCACTGGCTGACGGCACCATCTTTGAAGGGCGCGCGTTCGGCGCAGAGGGGGAGGCCGTCGGCGAGGTGGTCTTCAATACCAGTATGACCGGCTACCAGGAGGTCCTGACTGATCCCTCCTACAAGGGCCAGATGGTCGTGATGACCTATCCGCTGATCGGCAACTACGGGATCAATCCTGAAGATGTTGAGTCGCGCGCCCTGGCGGTCGAGGGGTTCATTGTGAAGGAGGCCAGTCCCTACCCGAGCAATTGGCGCAGCGCTCAAACCCTCGACAGCTATCTCACCGAACAGGGGATCGTCGGTATTCAGGGGATCGACACCCGCGCCTTGACCAGGCATCTCCGGGACCATGGGGCGATGGAGGGGGTCATCTCAACGCAAGACCTTGATCCCGAGCGCCTGATTGCCAAAGCGAAAGGCTCGCCTGGCCTGATCGGGCGCGACCTGGTGAAGGAGGTCGCCTGTACGTCGCCGTACACCTGGCACGAGGGGCCATGGCAGTTGAGCAAGAGCGACAAAGAGAGTGGCGAGTCAGTCAATCAGCTCAAGCTCTTCCCCTCACGCCTCACGCCTTACGCATCACGCTACAAGGTGGTGGCCTACGATTGCGGAATCAAGTTGAATATCCTGCGAAAGCTGATCGAGGCCGGGTGCGACGTCTCAGTGGTCCCGCCGGATACCCCGACATCTATGATCCTCGGGCTCAAACCGGATGGGATCTTCCTGAGCAATGGTCCCGGCGACCCCGAGGGTGTGCCGTATCTGATCGACAACGTTAGGAAGCTCATCGGCACAAAGCCGATCTTCGGTATCTGTCTTGGCCATCAGATCCTGGGTCTTGCCCTCGGAGGACGGACCTATAAGCTGAAGTTCGGCCATCACGGCGGGAACCAACCGGTCAAGGATCTGACGACGGGGAAGGTGGAGATCACCACCCAGAACCACGGCTTTGCCGTCGATATTGCGTCAATCCCGGACCCGGAGGTCGAGTTGACCCATATCAACCTCAACGACCACACCGTGGAGGGGATGCGTCATCGCCGCCTGCCGATCTTTTCGGTGCAATATCACCCGGAGGCCTCCCCCGGTCCCCACGACGCGAGCTATCTGTTTGAGCGTTTTGTAGGGTTGATGGCGCAGGCAGGTGCACGCTGA
- a CDS encoding dihydroorotase, giving the protein MRILIRGGRVIDPAAGLDDLLDLFIEDGKIVRIDKNTGGGRREAGGADTKEPRTGKEAKASRNAESALGVDRVMDATGLVICPGLIDMHVHLRQPGREDKETIASGTMAAARGGFTAVCCMPNTDPVNDTRSVAKFILDTAKREGAVQVYPVGAITKGLKGEELAEIGELFEAGCVAISDDGRPVMNAELMRRAMEYATMFDLPTIQHSEDLHLSGKGVVHEGLVSTELGLRGIPSVSEAVLVARDLLLAESTGARLHIAHVSAAESVRLIREAKARGVRVSCEVTPHHLTLTEDAVRDFDANAKMNPPLRSEADRQALIEGLQDGTIDVIATDHAPHTVQEKEREFDLAPNGVIGLETALAVILTTLVAPGILSLPQAIAKLTSEPARILKLSKERIAEGADADLTIFDLHREWIVDPTTFASKSRNTPFAGRRLTGATVATLVGGKVVWEA; this is encoded by the coding sequence ATGCGGATTCTGATCAGAGGTGGGCGAGTCATCGATCCGGCAGCCGGATTGGACGATCTCCTCGATCTGTTCATTGAGGACGGAAAGATTGTCCGGATCGACAAAAATACGGGAGGCGGGAGGCGGGAGGCGGGAGGCGCTGATACCAAGGAACCCCGTACGGGCAAAGAGGCGAAAGCGTCAAGAAATGCGGAGTCCGCCCTTGGCGTTGATCGGGTGATGGATGCGACGGGGCTGGTGATCTGTCCCGGCCTGATCGACATGCATGTCCATCTGCGCCAGCCGGGACGTGAGGACAAGGAGACCATCGCGAGTGGAACGATGGCAGCCGCGAGGGGAGGCTTTACGGCGGTTTGCTGTATGCCGAACACCGATCCTGTCAACGATACGCGCTCAGTCGCCAAGTTTATCCTGGATACGGCCAAGCGCGAGGGGGCGGTTCAGGTCTATCCCGTCGGCGCCATCACGAAAGGGTTGAAAGGGGAGGAGTTGGCAGAGATCGGAGAGCTGTTCGAGGCCGGCTGCGTGGCCATCTCCGACGATGGCCGTCCGGTCATGAACGCCGAACTGATGCGGCGGGCCATGGAATACGCGACGATGTTCGATCTGCCGACGATTCAGCACAGCGAGGATCTGCATCTGAGCGGTAAAGGGGTCGTTCATGAAGGGCTGGTCTCGACCGAACTGGGGCTTCGAGGCATCCCGTCCGTGTCGGAGGCCGTGTTGGTCGCGCGCGACCTGTTGCTGGCCGAGTCGACCGGGGCGCGGCTCCACATCGCCCACGTCAGCGCGGCCGAATCGGTCCGCCTGATTCGCGAGGCTAAGGCCCGCGGGGTCCGGGTAAGCTGCGAGGTCACCCCGCATCATCTGACGCTCACGGAGGATGCCGTCCGCGACTTTGACGCGAACGCAAAGATGAATCCACCGCTTCGGTCCGAGGCCGACCGACAGGCGCTTATAGAAGGGCTGCAGGACGGCACCATCGACGTCATTGCCACCGATCACGCCCCGCATACGGTCCAGGAAAAGGAGCGCGAGTTTGACCTGGCCCCCAATGGCGTGATCGGCCTGGAAACCGCGCTTGCCGTGATACTGACGACGCTGGTGGCGCCGGGCATATTGAGCCTGCCGCAGGCGATCGCCAAGCTCACCAGCGAGCCGGCGCGGATCCTGAAGCTTTCGAAAGAGCGGATCGCCGAGGGCGCCGATGCCGATCTGACGATCTTTGATCTGCATCGTGAATGGATCGTCGACCCTACCACCTTTGCCTCCAAGAGCCGGAATACGCCCTTTGCCGGACGGCGGCTGACCGGTGCAACGGTCGCGACGTTGGTCGGAGGCAAGGTGGTGTGGGAGGCATGA
- a CDS encoding aspartate carbamoyltransferase gives MGLARKDLLGMQELTSDEIRLILDTAESMKEVARRDIKKVPTLRGKTVINLFYEPSTRTRTSFEIAGKWLSADVINISTSASSVTKGESLKDTGLTLQAMYPDIVVIRHPAPGAAVFLATRLAASIINAGDGAHQHPSQALLDLFTIREKIGRLEGMKVAIVGDIAHSRVARSNIQGMQRMGMEVRVAGPRTMLPRFIERLGVEVFTNLERAVAEVDVIMMLRLQTERQQAGLFPSLREYSRLFGLTAERLKAAKPDVLIMHPGPINRGIEIAPDVADGPYSLILNQVENGLAVRMALLYLCAGGGQTSA, from the coding sequence ATGGGCCTCGCACGCAAAGATCTGTTGGGCATGCAGGAGCTGACGTCGGACGAGATCCGGCTGATCCTGGATACCGCCGAGTCGATGAAAGAGGTGGCCCGGCGCGATATCAAAAAGGTGCCGACCCTGCGCGGCAAGACCGTCATTAATCTGTTTTACGAGCCCAGCACGCGGACCCGTACGTCCTTTGAGATTGCCGGCAAGTGGCTTAGCGCCGACGTCATCAATATCTCCACCTCGGCCAGTTCGGTGACCAAGGGCGAGAGCCTGAAGGACACGGGCCTCACGTTGCAGGCGATGTACCCGGATATCGTCGTCATCCGTCATCCGGCTCCGGGCGCGGCAGTATTCTTGGCCACGCGGTTGGCCGCATCGATCATCAATGCCGGCGATGGCGCCCACCAGCACCCCAGCCAGGCCCTCCTCGATCTCTTTACGATCAGGGAGAAGATCGGGCGGCTGGAGGGGATGAAGGTGGCTATTGTCGGCGACATTGCCCACAGCCGGGTTGCCAGAAGCAACATCCAGGGAATGCAACGGATGGGAATGGAGGTGCGAGTCGCAGGACCCCGGACGATGCTGCCCCGTTTCATCGAACGATTGGGCGTTGAGGTCTTTACCAACCTGGAACGAGCGGTCGCCGAGGTCGATGTCATCATGATGCTCAGGCTGCAGACCGAACGTCAACAGGCCGGACTGTTCCCCTCGCTGCGGGAGTATTCGCGCCTGTTCGGCCTGACCGCGGAACGGCTGAAGGCCGCCAAACCCGACGTCCTGATTATGCACCCCGGCCCGATCAATCGGGGCATTGAGATCGCGCCCGACGTCGCCGATGGACCCTATTCGTTGATCCTCAATCAGGTGGAAAACGGCCTGGCGGTGCGGATGGCCCTCCTCTACCTGTGCGCCGGCGGCGGGCAGACTAGTGCTTGA
- a CDS encoding bifunctional pyr operon transcriptional regulator/uracil phosphoribosyltransferase PyrR, whose amino-acid sequence MATELNEKAQILDPPAIQRAVTRIAHEIVERNNGTENLVLIGLRSRGVDLARRIARELMLIAGTETPVGTLDVTLYRDDLGKVGPQPVVRKTEILFSINEKRVVLVDDVLYTGRTIRAALDGLIDLGRPRLIQLAVLVDRGHRELPIRADYVGKNVPTSREEQIQVLLTEEDGEDRVVIVTP is encoded by the coding sequence ATGGCCACTGAGTTGAACGAAAAGGCCCAGATCCTCGATCCGCCGGCAATCCAGCGGGCCGTCACCAGGATTGCCCACGAGATCGTCGAGCGGAACAACGGGACGGAGAACCTGGTCCTGATCGGCCTGCGCAGCCGTGGGGTTGATCTGGCACGGCGGATCGCCAGGGAGCTGATGCTGATTGCCGGAACCGAGACGCCGGTCGGGACTCTGGATGTGACTCTCTACCGGGATGATCTGGGCAAGGTCGGGCCACAGCCGGTCGTTCGTAAAACCGAGATCCTGTTCTCGATCAACGAAAAGCGAGTGGTGCTGGTTGACGATGTCTTGTACACCGGCCGGACCATTCGAGCGGCCCTGGACGGACTGATCGACCTTGGCCGGCCTCGTCTCATTCAGCTTGCCGTTCTCGTCGATCGGGGTCACCGCGAGCTGCCGATTCGAGCCGACTATGTCGGCAAGAACGTCCCCACCTCGCGTGAGGAGCAGATTCAGGTTCTGCTGACTGAAGAGGATGGGGAGGACCGAGTCGTGATCGTAACACCGTAG
- a CDS encoding glycosyl transferase family 2, producing the protein MPNPALVIAIPAYNAALTLESVFDRIPKEIIGRTAHYVVVNDGSTDGTSDVARRLHERLQNLTLIEHPTNRGYGEAAKTGLTKSLELGAGFIVWLHADGQYAPESIPELLAPLERSEADIVQGSRLKGGGALQGGMPLYKFVANKALTWLENRVFGLHLAEYHSGYMLYRREALAAIPFQHFTGRGFVFDQEMIVVAKILRLRVVDVPVPTRYAGEKSHLKPIPYGIDVLTLMGRYLRGDYHRLVK; encoded by the coding sequence ATGCCTAACCCCGCCCTTGTCATCGCCATTCCCGCGTACAACGCAGCCCTCACCCTCGAGAGCGTCTTTGATCGGATCCCAAAGGAGATCATCGGGCGAACCGCTCACTACGTTGTCGTCAATGATGGCAGCACCGACGGCACGTCCGACGTGGCCCGTCGGCTCCACGAGCGCCTCCAGAACCTCACACTGATCGAGCACCCGACAAACCGGGGCTACGGGGAAGCCGCCAAAACCGGGCTTACCAAATCCCTGGAACTCGGGGCGGGCTTTATCGTGTGGCTTCATGCCGACGGCCAGTACGCTCCTGAGTCCATTCCCGAGCTGCTTGCGCCGCTGGAGAGGAGCGAAGCCGACATCGTTCAGGGGTCTCGCCTGAAAGGCGGAGGGGCCCTGCAGGGCGGCATGCCGCTGTACAAGTTTGTCGCAAACAAGGCGCTAACATGGCTGGAAAACCGCGTCTTTGGTTTGCATCTTGCCGAATATCATAGTGGGTACATGCTGTATCGGCGCGAGGCCTTGGCAGCTATCCCCTTCCAGCACTTCACCGGCCGCGGCTTCGTGTTTGACCAGGAGATGATTGTCGTAGCCAAGATCCTCAGACTGCGGGTCGTCGACGTGCCCGTCCCCACGCGTTATGCCGGTGAGAAGTCGCACCTCAAACCGATCCCTTACGGAATCGACGTCCTCACGCTCATGGGTCGTTACCTGCGGGGCGACTATCACCGGCTGGTCAAATAG
- a CDS encoding bifunctional UDP-4-keto-pentose/UDP-xylose synthase gives MRVLVLGVGGFIGSHLAHRLLRTTEHEVAGFDLTDKKLEEVLELPRFTFRRGDVRHERDTISEMIDGTDIVVDLIAHANPSLYVQKPLEVFELNFLENLRIAQLCMAKKKHLVQFSSCEVYGKTVASVCADELQDPANLRHALFTEDTTNFILGPVGKHRWIYSCAKQLLERVLHAYGMSYGLNWTVVRPFNFIGPKIDFLTFEQEGNPRVFSNFMSALLESSPMKLVNGGHHKRCYTYIDDAIDCITRILENPGGVCDRQIFNVGSPANEISIRDLAYRMRDIYAAKFIKPGERLPEILDVDSTEFYGEGYEDSDRRIPDITKAQTLLGWQPRYDLDRTIELSIAGYANYAPGATIA, from the coding sequence ATGCGCGTTCTGGTTCTTGGAGTTGGAGGGTTTATTGGATCACATCTGGCTCACCGACTGCTCCGCACGACGGAGCACGAGGTAGCGGGCTTCGACCTCACCGATAAGAAGCTAGAGGAGGTGTTGGAGCTCCCACGATTCACCTTCAGGCGGGGCGATGTCCGCCACGAGCGCGACACGATCAGTGAGATGATCGACGGGACAGACATTGTGGTCGACCTCATCGCCCACGCCAACCCCAGCCTCTATGTGCAGAAGCCCCTGGAGGTCTTCGAGCTGAATTTTCTCGAGAACCTGCGTATTGCCCAACTGTGTATGGCAAAGAAAAAGCACCTGGTCCAGTTTTCTTCATGCGAGGTGTACGGCAAGACGGTGGCGAGCGTGTGCGCGGATGAGCTCCAGGATCCCGCGAACCTCCGACATGCGCTCTTCACTGAGGACACCACCAATTTCATTCTCGGTCCGGTCGGGAAGCACCGGTGGATTTATAGTTGTGCCAAGCAACTCCTGGAACGTGTTCTTCACGCCTACGGAATGTCGTACGGCCTCAACTGGACGGTAGTCCGCCCCTTTAACTTCATCGGGCCCAAGATCGACTTTCTCACGTTTGAACAGGAAGGGAACCCACGGGTATTCTCGAACTTCATGTCCGCCCTACTGGAGAGCTCTCCAATGAAACTCGTCAATGGGGGTCATCACAAACGATGCTACACGTATATCGACGATGCCATCGACTGCATCACACGGATTCTTGAGAATCCTGGAGGCGTATGCGATCGCCAGATCTTTAATGTCGGCTCCCCGGCTAATGAGATCTCCATCCGAGATCTCGCCTACCGAATGCGTGACATCTACGCTGCGAAGTTTATCAAGCCTGGCGAGAGGCTTCCCGAGATACTGGACGTAGACAGCACTGAATTCTACGGTGAGGGATACGAGGATTCCGACCGTCGCATCCCGGACATCACCAAGGCACAGACGCTCCTGGGTTGGCAGCCCAGGTACGATCTCGATCGGACCATCGAGTTGAGCATAGCGGGATATGCCAATTACGCCCCCGGTGCAACTATCGCCTGA
- a CDS encoding DNA ligase (NAD(+)) LigA, translating into MSRKGPDTVTLRAQAEELRRLIRRHEYLYYVLDRPEITDAEFDTLFQRLRQLEQAHPELITPDSPTQRVGGRPVEGFASVQHKAAMLSLDNAYNAGELREFEARIRRALPGEQFTYVVEPKVDGLGVALLYEDGWLVRGATRGDGRYGEDVTQNLMTVRNLPHRLHGSLVAFAAVEVRGEIFMWRQAFEKLNRGLEAAGEEPFANPRNAAAGSVRQKDPRITASRPLDIFIYGVSYADPDPFIRHWQAIEQLLESGFLLDPKDRKQTLERYRRRCADIEEAIVACLEVEAARDEIGCDCDGVVVKVDAIEQQRGLGSTTHHPRWAIAYKFPARQATSVIRQIDISVGRTGAMTPTALLDPVEIAGATISRATLHNADEIERLDVREGDTILVERAGDVIPHILRVIQDKRPSHSRPFRFPTRCPVCGAAAFRPEGEVVSRCTNSACTARLKESLLHFGSRRAMDIEHLGEAVVEQLVDRTLVTGFADLYRLDVETLAGLERLAHKSATNLYNAIQGSKDRGLSRLLFALGIRYVGEHVAATVARQYGSMDRLEQAPEAELAGIYGIGPRIAQSLALYFCQPENRRQIDQLREVGVSMTEAGVTAGPRPLAGKTFVLTGGLETLTRDEAKELIAQAGGRVTSSVSSKTDYVVVGKDPGSKFDDAKCLDIPTLDETAFKKLLHDE; encoded by the coding sequence ATGTCGAGAAAGGGTCCGGATACCGTTACACTTCGCGCGCAGGCCGAGGAGCTTCGACGGCTCATTCGCCGCCATGAATACCTGTACTATGTGTTGGACCGGCCCGAGATTACCGATGCCGAGTTCGATACGCTGTTTCAGCGACTGCGGCAGCTTGAACAGGCCCATCCCGAACTGATCACCCCCGACTCGCCGACCCAGCGCGTCGGTGGCCGGCCGGTCGAGGGATTCGCCTCGGTCCAGCACAAGGCTGCGATGCTCTCACTGGACAACGCCTACAATGCCGGCGAACTTCGAGAGTTCGAGGCCCGGATCCGGCGGGCGCTTCCCGGCGAGCAGTTTACGTATGTCGTCGAACCGAAGGTCGATGGGCTGGGCGTAGCCCTGCTCTATGAGGATGGGTGGCTCGTACGGGGAGCCACGAGGGGGGACGGGCGATACGGTGAGGATGTGACGCAAAACCTGATGACGGTCAGAAATCTGCCCCACCGTCTGCACGGATCGTTAGTCGCGTTCGCCGCCGTGGAGGTGCGCGGCGAGATCTTCATGTGGCGCCAGGCGTTTGAGAAATTGAATCGGGGGCTTGAGGCGGCAGGTGAAGAGCCATTCGCCAACCCCAGGAATGCCGCAGCCGGGTCGGTCCGGCAGAAAGACCCGCGGATTACCGCAAGTCGTCCCCTTGATATCTTTATCTACGGTGTCAGCTACGCCGATCCCGATCCGTTCATACGCCATTGGCAGGCGATAGAGCAATTGCTGGAGTCCGGATTCCTGCTCGATCCCAAAGACCGAAAACAGACGCTGGAGCGGTATCGTCGGCGTTGCGCCGATATTGAGGAAGCCATCGTGGCCTGCCTTGAGGTCGAGGCTGCCCGTGACGAGATCGGGTGCGACTGCGACGGGGTCGTAGTCAAGGTTGATGCGATCGAACAGCAACGGGGACTTGGCTCGACCACCCATCACCCCCGGTGGGCGATTGCCTACAAATTTCCGGCGCGACAGGCGACCAGCGTGATCCGACAGATCGATATCAGCGTCGGACGGACGGGGGCCATGACGCCGACCGCCCTGCTCGATCCGGTGGAGATCGCCGGTGCCACGATCAGCCGGGCCACGCTGCACAACGCCGATGAGATCGAGCGGCTGGACGTCCGGGAGGGGGACACGATCCTGGTCGAGCGGGCCGGAGATGTGATCCCGCACATTCTCAGAGTCATTCAGGACAAGCGGCCGTCTCACAGTCGGCCGTTTCGTTTCCCCACCCGGTGTCCGGTCTGCGGCGCCGCGGCCTTCCGACCGGAGGGAGAGGTTGTCAGCCGTTGTACGAACTCCGCCTGCACAGCCCGGTTGAAGGAGTCGTTGCTGCATTTCGGCTCCCGGCGGGCCATGGATATCGAACATCTGGGCGAGGCCGTGGTGGAGCAGCTTGTGGATCGGACGCTGGTCACGGGGTTTGCCGATCTGTACCGTCTCGACGTGGAGACGCTGGCTGGGCTCGAACGGCTGGCACACAAGTCCGCCACCAACCTGTACAACGCCATCCAGGGCAGTAAGGACCGCGGGCTGAGTCGCCTGTTGTTCGCGTTGGGCATTCGATATGTGGGCGAGCATGTGGCGGCGACTGTGGCCCGGCAGTACGGCTCGATGGATCGGCTGGAGCAGGCGCCGGAGGCGGAGCTGGCCGGGATCTACGGCATCGGCCCCCGCATCGCTCAAAGCCTAGCGCTCTATTTTTGCCAGCCGGAGAACCGCCGCCAGATCGACCAGTTGCGAGAGGTGGGTGTGAGCATGACGGAAGCAGGAGTCACGGCGGGACCTCGCCCGCTGGCAGGTAAAACGTTCGTCTTGACGGGCGGGTTGGAGACACTGACGCGCGACGAGGCGAAAGAGCTGATCGCGCAGGCCGGCGGTCGCGTTACCTCATCGGTCAGCTCGAAGACCGACTACGTCGTCGTGGGCAAGGATCCCGGCAGCAAGTTTGACGATGCCAAGTGCCTCGACATCCCCACCCTCGACGAGACTGCTTTTAAGAAGCTGCTTCACGATGAGTAA
- a CDS encoding multidrug ABC transporter ATP-binding protein, translated as MAELDPDVYTVITRGLTRRFGSIVAVDHVDLQIKRGEIYGFLGPNGAGKSTTIRMLCGLLDPTEGSGYVLGYDITREPERIKERIGYMSQRFSLYEDLTVRENLDFYASLYSVPNGIKRARIERMVQMADLTGREGALAAHLSGGWKQRLALGCSIIHKPELLFLDEPTAGVDPVSRRNFWDLIYRLSEEGITIVATTHYMDEAEHCDSLGFIYQGRMTAQGTRDEIKANALKGQVFEIECRPMREATLFLETLPGVAEVVRFGNTIHVVTEDKSLVPADVEARLNGEGLKVNRVEATIPSIEDIFVSFVGLADRRSLRAQLRRMREGGI; from the coding sequence ATGGCTGAACTTGACCCTGACGTCTACACTGTCATCACCCGAGGGCTGACCAGGCGATTCGGATCGATCGTCGCCGTAGATCATGTGGACCTGCAGATCAAGCGCGGCGAGATCTATGGGTTTCTGGGTCCCAACGGGGCCGGCAAGTCCACGACCATCCGGATGCTCTGTGGGCTGTTGGATCCGACCGAGGGGTCCGGGTATGTGCTCGGCTATGATATTACGCGAGAGCCGGAGCGGATCAAGGAGCGGATCGGTTATATGTCCCAACGGTTCAGCCTGTATGAGGACCTGACCGTCCGGGAAAACCTCGACTTTTACGCCAGCCTCTACTCGGTCCCCAACGGGATCAAGCGGGCCAGGATCGAGCGGATGGTCCAGATGGCGGACCTGACCGGACGCGAGGGGGCGCTGGCGGCCCATTTATCTGGCGGCTGGAAGCAACGTCTGGCCTTGGGGTGCAGTATCATCCATAAGCCGGAGCTGCTCTTTCTGGACGAGCCGACCGCCGGGGTCGATCCGGTCTCCCGCCGAAACTTCTGGGACCTGATCTACCGACTCTCTGAGGAGGGGATCACCATCGTGGCCACCACCCACTACATGGACGAGGCGGAGCACTGCGACAGTCTGGGGTTTATCTATCAGGGCCGGATGACGGCCCAGGGGACCCGTGACGAGATTAAGGCGAATGCCCTGAAAGGCCAGGTCTTCGAGATCGAATGCCGGCCGATGCGGGAGGCGACGCTCTTCCTCGAAACGCTGCCCGGTGTGGCGGAGGTCGTTCGATTCGGCAACACCATCCACGTCGTGACCGAGGACAAAAGCCTGGTGCCCGCCGATGTCGAGGCTCGCCTGAACGGCGAAGGGCTGAAGGTCAACCGGGTGGAGGCGACGATCCCCTCCATTGAGGATATCTTTGTCTCGTTCGTCGGCCTGGCCGACCGCCGCTCGCTTCGGGCACAACTGAGGCGAATGCGGGAAGGGGGGATATGA
- a CDS encoding ABC transporter permease, which produces MRSRLLGLIRKEFIQMWRDRFTLGMMLFMPMMVLGIIGWAINTDVKHMVTAVLDQSRTPESRELLDAFTNSQYFNLDYRVDSYDAMTRLIDGGRAKVGIVLPPDYARALKQQRVAQIQVIVDASDPLVATSAINAANAIGQVGSLRIASETLQRSTGRIPPPAPLNVRVRAWYNPDLVSAIFIIPGLLSFILMQTTITIVAMVVVRERERGTLEALIVSPLRRWELMIGKIVPNVVIGYAQMTFALVFGVWFFEIPIRGSLILLYFLSLFFIMGTLGLGILLSTIAKSQQQAMQMAYFIFVPSVYLSGVLFPIEGMPPLAKSIAYVIPLTYYVEIVRGIMLKGIGISYLWTHLLILTAIGVVLITTSILRFHKKLA; this is translated from the coding sequence ATGAGATCGCGCCTGCTCGGCCTCATCCGTAAAGAGTTCATCCAGATGTGGCGCGACCGCTTCACGCTGGGGATGATGCTGTTCATGCCGATGATGGTTCTCGGCATCATCGGGTGGGCCATCAACACCGACGTCAAGCATATGGTGACCGCGGTGCTCGACCAGTCCCGGACGCCGGAGAGTCGGGAACTCCTTGACGCCTTTACCAACTCTCAATATTTCAACCTCGACTATCGTGTGGACAGTTATGACGCGATGACCCGACTGATCGATGGCGGACGCGCGAAGGTGGGGATCGTCCTGCCGCCGGACTACGCCCGTGCCCTCAAGCAGCAGCGCGTCGCCCAGATCCAGGTGATCGTCGACGCCTCGGACCCGCTGGTGGCGACCTCGGCCATCAATGCGGCCAACGCCATCGGCCAGGTCGGCTCGCTCAGGATCGCATCGGAGACGCTGCAACGGAGTACCGGCCGGATCCCACCGCCCGCCCCCCTGAATGTCCGGGTCCGGGCCTGGTACAACCCCGACCTTGTCAGCGCCATCTTTATCATTCCCGGTCTGTTGAGCTTCATCCTGATGCAGACCACCATCACCATCGTCGCGATGGTCGTCGTGCGCGAGCGGGAGCGCGGCACGCTCGAGGCGCTGATCGTGAGCCCGCTGCGCCGCTGGGAGCTGATGATCGGCAAGATTGTTCCGAATGTTGTTATCGGCTACGCGCAGATGACCTTCGCCCTGGTGTTCGGCGTCTGGTTCTTTGAAATCCCGATACGCGGCAGCCTCATCCTCCTCTACTTTCTGTCGCTCTTTTTTATTATGGGGACCCTGGGTCTCGGTATCCTCCTCTCCACCATTGCCAAAAGCCAACAGCAAGCGATGCAGATGGCGTATTTCATCTTTGTCCCATCGGTCTATCTCTCCGGCGTCCTCTTTCCGATTGAGGGGATGCCGCCTCTCGCCAAAAGTATTGCCTATGTGATTCCTCTCACCTATTACGTCGAGATTGTCCGGGGGATCATGCTGAAGGGGATCGGGATCTCCTATCTCTGGACCCATCTGTTGATCCTGACCGCCATCGGGGTTGTGCTGATCACTACAAGTATTCTTCGATTCCACAAGAAACTGGCCTGA